A window from Candidatus Margulisiibacteriota bacterium encodes these proteins:
- a CDS encoding glycosyltransferase produces MKLAIVHDFLTQFGGAERVITALHELYPAAPIYTSIYDANKLPESFRRMDIRTSWMQHLPLAGRWFKSYFLLYPLAFEQFDLSGYDVILSSSSAYAKGVKKQPGQLHICYCHTPMRFVWRYDDYVRREELPELVKQWLPFLLEPLKEWDLKNSAGVDQFIANSATVAGRIRKIYGRESVIINPPVETDFFRPGISDGDYFLIISRLSAYKRLDVALDAFRAADMPLRIIGDGPARRALERRAGPNTRFLGRLSDFAVAEQLAGCRALVFTGEEDFGIAPLEAMAAGRPVIALRAGGALETVVEGETGLFFSPQTPRALGEALQRFRFLNFDKKRLREHALGFSKAVFQRKIAGLLKEKYEEKFRQS; encoded by the coding sequence ATGAAGCTCGCGATCGTCCACGACTTCCTGACCCAGTTCGGCGGGGCGGAGCGGGTGATCACCGCCTTGCACGAGCTTTACCCGGCAGCGCCGATCTACACCTCGATCTACGACGCGAATAAACTGCCGGAAAGTTTCCGCCGGATGGATATCAGGACTTCCTGGATGCAGCACCTCCCTTTGGCCGGCCGCTGGTTCAAGTCGTATTTTCTTTTATACCCGCTGGCCTTCGAACAGTTCGACCTCTCCGGCTATGACGTGATCCTCTCTTCGAGCTCCGCCTACGCCAAAGGGGTGAAAAAGCAGCCCGGCCAGTTACATATTTGCTACTGCCACACGCCGATGCGCTTTGTCTGGCGCTACGACGACTATGTCCGGCGGGAAGAGCTGCCGGAGCTGGTCAAACAATGGCTGCCGTTCCTGCTGGAGCCGCTCAAGGAGTGGGACCTGAAGAACAGCGCTGGCGTCGACCAGTTCATCGCCAATTCGGCGACCGTGGCCGGCCGGATCCGCAAGATTTACGGACGCGAATCTGTTATAATAAATCCGCCGGTCGAGACCGATTTTTTCCGGCCGGGCATAAGCGACGGCGATTATTTTCTGATCATTTCCCGGCTCAGCGCCTACAAACGGCTCGACGTCGCGCTCGACGCCTTTCGCGCAGCGGACATGCCGCTGCGGATCATTGGCGACGGGCCGGCCCGCCGGGCGCTGGAGCGCCGCGCCGGGCCGAACACGCGGTTCCTCGGCCGCCTGTCCGATTTCGCGGTCGCCGAGCAGCTGGCCGGCTGCCGGGCGCTGGTCTTTACCGGCGAAGAGGATTTCGGGATCGCGCCGCTGGAAGCGATGGCTGCGGGACGGCCGGTGATCGCGTTGCGGGCGGGCGGAGCGCTGGAGACGGTAGTCGAGGGGGAAACGGGGTTGTTCTTTTCTCCGCAAACGCCCCGGGCGCTTGGTGAAGCGCTGCAGCGGTTCCGCTTCCTGAATTTTGACAAGAAACGGCTCAGGGAACACGCCCTGGGCTTCAGCAAAGCGGTCTTCCAGCGGAAGATCGCCGGGTTGCTCAAGGAAAAATATGAAGAAAAATTCCGCCAAAGTTAA
- a CDS encoding O-antigen ligase family protein — protein MKKNSAKVKQPFAGVSFDQLIEIALLVIVFLVPVIFDRRLGIVFSGTKVAWLRVFVTIALGLWSIKLLVLKEHRFVRTPLDWPVVTFLLTTTIATLTSIHVYTSFTGFYGRFEGLTTWYLFGVLFFLTTNFAGSPERLKRLVIAVVQSAVMMSVYGVIQRQELDPYMWGGVVTWQRVIGTIGQPNFLAAYILMAFFLGLFLYLEEKKPLPDSDWTTQLVPLGYFLAAQTVFVTMLFTLQAGDVLVWYGGFGLATAAALLFAYNHEKLQPLLLDLLWGFSLVLIYICLLYTQSRGGYMGFFTGGVLFCLVAGRRWLFRNWRELGALGLVIAAVSLFTMLRPEYSPFERFAGEISSKQETAGQGDVTSKLELKGAAGSRGETWKSAFGIIADNPVFGVGPEVLKMVFPRYETDLFRFKEGFHVKQDRSHNETFDVPVTKGLISFALYLLIIGLVFGTGLRKLGRLSDPERLLMAGLLAAALAYLIQNQFSFGVVAITSLFWVIWGMVVVVGRDEAPDNRPIAWLDLPWLPVALVLLAALGLIYVSFISFKTDIYFKSGKTFLEMRQLPAAADDFKRSLALMPYEGTTISHLSIVYLNMGQLDEAVKYLLYGTQVDPFNADNFYMLARVYVTQAERGVPGAREKAWQNVETALKIDPYYSEVYETRGGLLEQEGKRLAAAQMYEKAFYVNPTLIGPLQKMESLDRQLGRLEITRRLVNEASLRFPDNLDLFKARERLK, from the coding sequence ATGAAGAAAAATTCCGCCAAAGTTAAACAGCCTTTTGCCGGCGTCAGTTTTGACCAGCTGATCGAGATCGCCCTGCTGGTCATCGTTTTCCTGGTCCCGGTGATCTTTGACCGGCGGTTGGGCATTGTTTTTTCCGGCACGAAGGTCGCCTGGCTCCGGGTGTTCGTGACGATCGCGCTCGGTCTCTGGTCGATCAAACTGCTGGTCCTGAAAGAGCACCGCTTCGTCCGCACGCCGCTCGACTGGCCGGTCGTGACTTTTCTCCTGACCACGACGATCGCGACGCTGACCTCGATCCACGTTTATACCAGCTTCACCGGTTTTTACGGCCGCTTTGAGGGATTGACCACCTGGTACCTGTTCGGCGTGCTGTTCTTTTTAACGACCAATTTCGCCGGTTCGCCGGAGCGGCTCAAACGGCTGGTCATCGCGGTCGTCCAGTCCGCGGTGATGATGTCGGTCTACGGCGTGATCCAGCGGCAGGAGCTCGATCCGTACATGTGGGGCGGCGTGGTCACCTGGCAGCGGGTGATCGGGACGATCGGCCAGCCGAACTTCCTGGCCGCTTATATCCTGATGGCGTTTTTCCTCGGGCTCTTTCTCTATCTGGAAGAGAAGAAGCCGCTGCCGGACAGCGACTGGACCACTCAGCTGGTGCCGCTCGGCTATTTCCTGGCCGCCCAGACGGTCTTCGTGACCATGCTGTTCACGCTGCAGGCCGGCGACGTCCTGGTCTGGTACGGCGGATTCGGCCTGGCCACGGCCGCCGCGCTCCTCTTCGCTTACAATCATGAAAAACTTCAGCCGCTGCTGCTCGACCTGCTCTGGGGTTTTTCGCTGGTCTTGATCTATATTTGCCTTCTTTACACGCAGAGCCGCGGCGGTTATATGGGTTTCTTTACCGGCGGCGTCCTGTTCTGCCTGGTGGCGGGGCGGCGCTGGCTGTTCCGCAATTGGCGGGAACTGGGGGCGCTTGGCCTGGTCATCGCGGCGGTTTCGCTCTTTACCATGCTCCGCCCGGAATATTCGCCGTTCGAGCGGTTCGCCGGCGAGATCTCGTCCAAGCAGGAAACGGCCGGTCAGGGCGATGTGACCAGCAAGCTGGAGCTGAAAGGGGCGGCCGGTTCGCGCGGCGAGACCTGGAAGAGCGCTTTCGGCATCATTGCCGACAATCCGGTCTTTGGTGTCGGGCCGGAAGTGCTGAAAATGGTGTTCCCCCGGTACGAGACCGATCTTTTCCGCTTCAAAGAAGGGTTCCACGTCAAGCAGGACCGGAGCCATAATGAAACTTTTGACGTGCCGGTGACCAAAGGCCTGATCTCGTTCGCGCTGTATCTCCTGATCATCGGCCTGGTCTTTGGGACCGGGCTGCGCAAACTGGGCCGGCTCAGCGACCCCGAACGGCTGCTGATGGCCGGTTTGCTGGCGGCTGCCCTGGCTTACCTGATCCAGAACCAGTTCAGTTTCGGCGTCGTCGCGATCACGTCGCTCTTCTGGGTCATCTGGGGGATGGTCGTGGTGGTAGGACGCGACGAAGCGCCCGATAACCGGCCGATCGCCTGGCTGGACCTGCCGTGGTTGCCGGTCGCGCTGGTCTTGTTGGCCGCGCTCGGTTTGATATACGTATCTTTCATTTCTTTCAAGACCGATATCTACTTCAAATCGGGCAAGACCTTCCTGGAGATGCGGCAGCTGCCGGCCGCGGCCGACGACTTTAAACGGTCGCTGGCGCTGATGCCCTACGAAGGGACGACCATTTCCCACCTGAGCATCGTCTATCTGAACATGGGGCAGCTTGACGAGGCGGTCAAATATTTGCTCTACGGCACGCAAGTCGACCCGTTCAACGCCGATAATTTCTACATGCTGGCGCGCGTTTACGTGACGCAGGCGGAGCGGGGAGTCCCCGGCGCGCGGGAAAAAGCGTGGCAGAACGTGGAAACTGCCTTGAAGATCGACCCCTACTATTCCGAGGTCTACGAAACGCGGGGGGGATTGCTGGAGCAGGAAGGTAAACGGCTGGCAGCGGCGCAGATGTACGAAAAGGCTTTTTACGTTAACCCGACGCTGATCGGCCCGCTGCAGAAAATGGAAAGCCTGGACCGGCAGCTGGGTCGCCTGGAAATCACCCGCCGGCTGGTGAACGAAGCGTCGCTCCGGTTCCCCGACAACCTCGACCTCTTTAAGGCGCGCGAAAGGCTGAAATGA